The following proteins come from a genomic window of Bactrocera tryoni isolate S06 chromosome 1, CSIRO_BtryS06_freeze2, whole genome shotgun sequence:
- the LOC120766711 gene encoding palmitoyltransferase ZDHHC16A → MTRFKWRYSSELKKLYTRYRARWSYAKIWFRRLITEFDSDTCLEPMFWFVDNYTHLLGPFFIFAVSGLTIAVVVIAYWIGLPFWWEKSPKATVFLLIIGNWLLLNVIFHYVMGVITPPGEPPQISDGSFEVRKICKKCHLPKAPRTHHCSICNKCVLKMDHHCPWLNNCVGFFNHRYFFLYMAYTTLGCLFLIVFGFELGYKHVWLDHGDSWIESEPLEGQPVKFNLSGHIIPVTHAHEYDDDILLPAKHALPTPPTSDDGTYTMGRRRAIIFMATTNVTAVLALGALTIWHAKLITRGETSIEALINQEETERLLKENKIYVNPYNFGARKNWKLFLGLVRGRTFWRSVLLPSWHKPEGNGLTFHTVHDERVYLSTDEWP, encoded by the exons ATGACTCGCTTTAAGTGGCGCTACAGTAGtgaattaaagaaattata CACTAGATATCGTGCTCGTTGGAGCTATGCAAAGATATGGTTCCGCCGACTCATCACCGAATTCGATTCAGATACATGTTTGGAACCAATGTTCTGGTTCGTCGATAACTATACACATTTGTTAGGACCA tttttcataTTCGCTGTATCGGGATTGACAATTGCTGTAGTGGTGATTGCCTATTGGATTGGTTTACCGTTTTGGTGGGAAAAAAGTCCCAAAGCTACTGTGTTTTTACTTATTATTGGCAATTGGCTACTGCTTAATGTCATTTTCCACTATGTAATGGGCGTAATTACACCACCCGGTGAGCCCCCACAAATT AGTGATGGATCCTTCGAGGTGCGCaagatttgtaaaaaatgtcATTTACCGAAAGCACCGCGTACACACCATTGCTCCATTTGCAACAAATGTGTACTGAAAATGGACCATCACTGCC CGTGGCTGAATAATTGCGTAGGCTTCTTCAATCATCGCTACTTCTTCCTTTATATGGCCTACACCACTCTCGGTTGTCTCTTCCTAATAGTTTTTGGCTttgaactcggctataaacaTGTATGGCTAGATCATGGTGATAGTTGGATAGAATCGGAACCATTAGAAGGCCAACCAGTTAAATTCAATTTAAGCGGACACATTATACCAGTg ACTCATGCGCACGAGTACGATGATGACATACTGTTGCCTGCCAAGCATGCACTGCCCACACCGCCTACCTCAGACGATGGCACATACACAATGGGGAGGCGACGTGCTATAATATTTATGGCCACTACGAATGTAACTGCTGTACTGGCGCTGGGTGCACTCACCATATGGCATGCCAAATTGATAACACGCGGTGAAACTAGCATTGAGGCGCTAATAAATCAAGAGGAAACCGAACGTTtgcttaaagaaaataaaatttacgttAATCCATATAATTTTGGTGCGcgtaaaaattggaaattatttttggGCTTGGTGCGTGGACG AACGTTTTGGCGTAGCGTTTTACTGCCATCATGGCATAAGCCTGAAGGTAACGGTTTAACTTTTCATACGGTGCATGATGAGCGCGTGTATTTATCAACCGACGAATGGCCATAA